In Streptomyces longhuiensis, the following proteins share a genomic window:
- a CDS encoding serine/threonine-protein kinase, with protein MGEVFAGRYELADPIGRGGTGAVWRAWDHRRRRYVAAKVLLQSDAHTLLRFVREQALRIDHPHVLAPASWAADDDKVLFTMDLVAGGSLAHLIGDYGPLPPSFVCLLLDQLLAGLTAVHAEGVVHRDIKPANILLEATGTARPHLRLSDFGIAMRKGEPRLTETDYVVGTPGYFAPEQAMGGEPDFPADLFAVGLVALYLLEGARPDSRALIEHFTDHGTPGAPQGIPGPLWTVVAGLLQPDPEARFRTATGARKALLAASELLPEPGPDDELVEVFDQLGSLPPGFAPNGPTTTSRAVTPGLVHDRRRNHGTTGRSTTLKPAPAPGEALPALPPEPPTPAPPPPPLYAPAVPDAPPAEASVPGPTAPAPPGPASTTPQTGARDSGITPGTTSSGTVTPGTTPSGVGPSGTSMSETGSFHLPPPPPAQPPARPLAHTPLEPRPITPTTTPDAPEYTAHPHPHPTAPQAPPPAPPTGTHPHEPSPHTPATTPATQRSYAAPAPSPAPAPAQPASLSTYTAQSVQVPLGGHPNPGGTAPHPTPHRRVRKRRPGPPAKVAIPVLFVALVSFAVGIWALTQA; from the coding sequence ATGGGTGAGGTCTTCGCCGGACGCTACGAACTGGCCGACCCGATCGGTCGCGGGGGAACAGGCGCCGTGTGGCGCGCCTGGGATCACCGGCGCCGCAGGTATGTGGCCGCCAAGGTCCTGCTGCAGAGTGATGCCCACACCCTGCTCCGCTTCGTGCGCGAACAGGCACTGCGGATCGACCACCCCCACGTCCTCGCCCCGGCCAGCTGGGCCGCGGACGACGACAAGGTCCTGTTCACCATGGACCTCGTCGCCGGCGGCTCGCTGGCGCATCTGATCGGTGACTACGGGCCCCTGCCACCGTCCTTCGTGTGCCTCCTGCTGGATCAGCTCCTGGCCGGCCTCACCGCGGTGCACGCCGAGGGGGTCGTGCACCGCGACATCAAGCCCGCCAACATCCTTCTGGAGGCGACCGGCACCGCCCGGCCTCATCTACGCCTCTCCGACTTCGGCATCGCGATGCGCAAGGGCGAGCCCCGGCTCACCGAGACCGACTACGTGGTGGGAACGCCCGGCTACTTCGCCCCCGAACAGGCGATGGGCGGTGAGCCGGACTTCCCGGCAGACCTGTTCGCCGTCGGTCTCGTCGCCCTGTATCTGCTCGAGGGCGCCCGGCCGGACTCCAGGGCACTGATCGAGCACTTCACCGACCACGGCACCCCTGGCGCGCCCCAGGGCATTCCCGGCCCGCTGTGGACCGTCGTGGCCGGTCTCCTGCAGCCTGACCCCGAAGCGCGCTTCCGTACCGCGACAGGGGCGCGCAAGGCCCTCCTGGCGGCCTCCGAACTGCTTCCCGAGCCCGGACCCGACGACGAACTGGTCGAGGTCTTCGACCAACTCGGCTCGCTCCCGCCGGGGTTCGCCCCGAACGGCCCGACCACGACCTCCCGGGCGGTCACCCCTGGCCTCGTACACGACCGGAGGCGGAACCACGGCACGACCGGCCGGTCCACGACCCTGAAGCCCGCGCCCGCGCCAGGGGAGGCCCTGCCGGCGCTCCCCCCGGAGCCCCCCACACCGGCGCCGCCACCGCCCCCGCTGTATGCACCCGCGGTGCCGGACGCCCCACCGGCAGAAGCCTCCGTCCCAGGGCCCACCGCGCCCGCGCCCCCGGGGCCGGCCTCCACCACACCGCAGACCGGCGCGCGCGACAGCGGCATCACGCCCGGGACCACTTCGTCGGGGACCGTCACGCCCGGGACCACCCCGTCCGGTGTCGGCCCGTCCGGCACCAGCATGTCCGAGACCGGCAGTTTCCATCTGCCGCCGCCTCCTCCCGCGCAGCCCCCCGCACGGCCACTCGCGCACACCCCACTCGAGCCGCGGCCGATCACCCCCACCACCACTCCCGACGCTCCCGAGTACACCGCCCATCCACACCCCCACCCCACCGCACCACAAGCACCACCACCAGCACCGCCGACGGGCACGCACCCCCACGAGCCCTCCCCTCACACCCCGGCCACGACCCCCGCCACGCAGCGCTCCTACGCCGCTCCAGCTCCTAGCCCTGCTCCGGCGCCCGCTCAGCCCGCCTCTCTCTCTACGTACACCGCCCAGAGCGTTCAGGTTCCACTCGGCGGCCACCCGAATCCCGGCGGCACGGCCCCGCACCCGACCCCTCATCGCCGGGTGCGGAAACGGCGGCCGGGACCGCCCGCGAAGGTGGCGATCCCGGTGCTGTTCGTTGCCCTGGTCAGTTTCGCGGTGGGCATCTGGGCGCTGACCCAGGCCTGA
- a CDS encoding helix-turn-helix domain-containing protein: protein MDAAQQEATARARELQRNWYGEPLGALFRRLIDDLGLNQARLAGVLGLSAPMLSQLMSGQRAKIGNPAVVQRVQLLQDLAGQVADGSVSAAEATERMDEIKKSQGGSVLTNTAQTTTSSGAPTVKRVVREIQSLLRSVSAAGDIIDAADTLAPSHPELAEFLRVYGAGRTSDAVTHYQAHQS from the coding sequence ATGGACGCCGCACAGCAGGAAGCTACCGCAAGAGCCCGGGAGCTCCAGCGAAACTGGTACGGAGAGCCACTGGGGGCGCTCTTCCGTCGCCTCATCGATGATCTGGGCCTCAATCAGGCCAGGCTCGCGGGGGTTCTCGGCCTGTCCGCGCCCATGCTGTCCCAGCTGATGAGCGGTCAGCGCGCGAAGATAGGCAACCCGGCCGTCGTCCAGCGTGTCCAGCTGCTCCAGGATCTGGCAGGTCAGGTCGCCGACGGAAGCGTCAGCGCCGCCGAGGCCACCGAGCGTATGGACGAGATCAAGAAGTCACAGGGGGGCTCGGTGCTCACCAACACCGCGCAGACAACAACCAGTTCGGGCGCGCCCACGGTCAAGCGTGTGGTCCGCGAGATCCAGTCGCTGCTGCGCTCCGTCTCCGCGGCCGGGGACATCATCGATGCGGCGGACACCCTCGCCCCGAGCCACCCGGAACTGGCAGAGTTCCTCCGGGTCTACGGCGCCGGGCGCACTTCCGACGCCGTAACCCACTATCAGGCGCACCAGAGCTGA
- a CDS encoding DUF5324 family protein, producing the protein MTRIDSVRAATGSAKDSVLHAAEVVAPYAETAKDRAALYAQEARVRLAPVVSQAAQQTRDQYDTYLAPHLEQARAHVPPKVDQAAQEAAVRTRKAARQAAVYAKPRIEQAVAAAQPVREEATARSIAALAALRGQVTPKEIKKLARKHERRARAGRVAKGLLIVGILAGGAYAAWKWWDKQANPDWLVEPPAATEVPDTTPLSSVDGNGQNALDPEVQAKQAEAEADATDRDDRG; encoded by the coding sequence GTGACCCGCATCGACAGCGTGCGCGCCGCGACCGGCTCGGCGAAGGACAGCGTGCTGCACGCCGCGGAAGTGGTGGCGCCCTACGCCGAGACGGCCAAGGACCGGGCCGCACTGTATGCGCAAGAAGCGCGCGTGCGGCTTGCGCCCGTGGTGTCGCAGGCTGCGCAACAAACCCGCGACCAGTACGACACGTACCTCGCGCCGCATCTCGAACAGGCCCGCGCCCATGTGCCGCCGAAGGTCGACCAGGCCGCGCAGGAGGCAGCCGTCCGCACCCGGAAGGCCGCCCGCCAGGCCGCCGTCTACGCCAAGCCGCGGATCGAGCAGGCCGTCGCCGCCGCCCAGCCCGTCCGCGAGGAGGCGACCGCCCGCAGTATCGCGGCGCTCGCCGCACTGCGCGGACAGGTGACGCCGAAGGAGATCAAGAAGCTCGCCCGCAAGCACGAACGGCGGGCCCGGGCCGGACGTGTCGCCAAGGGCTTGCTCATCGTCGGCATCCTCGCCGGGGGCGCCTACGCCGCCTGGAAGTGGTGGGACAAGCAGGCCAACCCGGACTGGCTGGTGGAACCGCCGGCCGCGACCGAGGTCCCGGACACCACCCCCCTGTCGTCGGTGGACGGCAACGGCCAGAACGCCCTCGACCCCGAGGTCCAGGCCAAGCAGGCCGAAGCGGAGGCGGACGCCACCGACCGCGACGACCGCGGCTGA
- a CDS encoding peptidylprolyl isomerase has translation MAEQLYATLKTNQGDIEIRLLPNHAPKTVKNFVELARGEREWTNPETGEKSTDKLYDGTVFHRVISGFMIQGGDPLGNGTGGPGYQFGDEFHPDLAFDKPYLLAMANAGPGTNGSQFFITVSPTAWLTRKHTIFGEVVDEASQKVVDTIATTQTNPRTDRPVNDVVIESVVVETR, from the coding sequence GTGGCTGAGCAGCTGTACGCCACCCTGAAGACCAACCAAGGCGACATCGAAATCCGGCTGCTGCCGAACCACGCGCCCAAGACGGTCAAGAACTTCGTCGAACTCGCTCGGGGCGAGCGGGAGTGGACCAACCCGGAGACGGGTGAGAAGTCCACGGACAAGCTCTACGACGGCACGGTCTTCCACCGGGTGATCAGCGGTTTCATGATTCAGGGCGGTGACCCGCTGGGGAACGGCACGGGTGGTCCGGGCTACCAGTTCGGGGACGAGTTCCACCCCGACCTGGCCTTCGACAAGCCGTACCTGCTGGCCATGGCGAACGCCGGCCCGGGTACCAACGGCTCCCAGTTCTTCATCACGGTGTCGCCGACCGCCTGGCTGACCCGTAAGCACACGATTTTCGGCGAGGTCGTCGACGAGGCCAGCCAGAAGGTCGTGGACACCATCGCGACCACGCAGACCAACCCGCGCACGGACCGTCCGGTCAACGACGTGGTCATCGAGTCGGTCGTCGTCGAGACCCGCTGA
- a CDS encoding rhomboid family intramembrane serine protease codes for MDQVPGTPQGPQDAQGPPRCYRHPDRETGIRCTRCDKPICPDCMVSASVGFQCPDCVRGGSGTGQGPAASRPKTITGGTIAADPHLVTKILIGINVAVFIAVHVWDRLLSDFVLIGAWPPAPYVPDQGVAGGEWYRLVTSMFTHQEVWHIAFNMLGLWWLGGPLEAALGRARYIALYMVSGLAGSALTYALAGPSEQSLGASGAVFGLLGATAVLVRRLNYDMRPVIGLLALNLLFTFTWGNIAWQAHVGGLVAGVVVGYAMVHAPRERRSLVQYGTCALVLAVVVVTVLVRTSQLT; via the coding sequence ATGGATCAGGTGCCGGGCACTCCGCAGGGCCCTCAGGACGCGCAGGGTCCGCCCCGCTGCTACCGGCACCCCGACCGCGAGACCGGGATCCGCTGCACCCGCTGTGACAAGCCCATCTGTCCGGACTGCATGGTCAGCGCCTCGGTCGGCTTCCAGTGCCCGGACTGTGTGCGGGGCGGTTCCGGTACGGGGCAGGGTCCGGCGGCCAGCCGGCCGAAGACGATCACGGGCGGCACGATCGCGGCCGATCCGCACCTGGTCACGAAGATCCTGATCGGGATCAACGTGGCGGTCTTCATCGCGGTCCATGTGTGGGACCGGCTGCTCTCCGACTTCGTTCTGATCGGAGCGTGGCCCCCCGCGCCCTACGTCCCGGACCAGGGCGTGGCCGGCGGCGAGTGGTATCGCCTGGTGACGTCGATGTTCACGCACCAGGAGGTGTGGCACATCGCGTTCAACATGCTGGGCCTTTGGTGGCTCGGCGGCCCGCTGGAGGCGGCGCTCGGCAGGGCCCGCTACATCGCGCTCTACATGGTCTCGGGGCTGGCCGGCAGTGCGCTGACCTACGCGCTCGCGGGGCCGAGCGAACAGTCCCTCGGTGCGTCCGGGGCCGTCTTCGGACTCCTGGGCGCGACCGCGGTGCTGGTACGGCGACTCAACTACGACATGCGCCCCGTCATCGGCCTGCTCGCGCTGAACCTGCTCTTCACGTTCACGTGGGGAAACATCGCCTGGCAGGCCCATGTCGGCGGTCTCGTCGCCGGTGTGGTCGTCGGATACGCGATGGTCCACGCCCCCAGGGAGCGCCGCTCGCTGGTGCAGTACGGGACCTGTGCGCTCGTCCTCGCCGTGGTGGTCGTCACTGTGCTTGTGAGGACGTCCCAGCTCACTTGA
- the crgA gene encoding cell division protein CrgA, which translates to MPKSRIRKKADYTPPPASKQAANIKLTNRGWVAPVMLAMFLIGLAWIVVFYVTNGTLPLDALGNWNIVVGFGFIAAGFGVSTQWK; encoded by the coding sequence GTGCCGAAGTCACGTATCCGCAAGAAGGCCGACTACACGCCGCCGCCGGCGTCGAAGCAGGCGGCGAACATAAAGCTGACCAATCGAGGCTGGGTAGCCCCGGTGATGCTCGCGATGTTCCTGATCGGGCTCGCCTGGATCGTCGTCTTCTACGTGACCAACGGCACCCTGCCGCTGGACGCGCTCGGCAACTGGAACATCGTCGTGGGCTTCGGCTTCATCGCCGCCGGGTTCGGCGTTTCCACGCAGTGGAAGTAG
- a CDS encoding DUF881 domain-containing protein produces MSNSADSQGEPPGGGRPHARLRPVRILTVAVFALAGLIFFTSFNTAKGTNIRTDASLLKLSDLIQERSHKNGQLEESNGAIRDDVDALTEHGGAGTKAEDAKLSALEKASGTKKLRGQAVSVTLADAPPNATAKLPGYPEPQPNDLVIHQQDLQAVVNALWNGGAQGIKVMDQRLIATSAVRCVGNTLILQGRVYSPPYKITAVGDPEKLKQALAASPQIQNYMLYVNAYGLGWKVEDDGAVTLPGYSGTVDLHYAKPVE; encoded by the coding sequence TTGAGCAATTCTGCCGACTCCCAGGGTGAGCCCCCCGGCGGGGGCCGCCCCCATGCGCGCCTGCGGCCTGTGCGGATTCTGACGGTGGCCGTGTTCGCCCTGGCCGGGCTGATCTTCTTCACCAGCTTCAACACCGCCAAGGGCACCAACATCCGCACGGACGCCTCGCTGCTGAAGCTCTCCGATCTGATCCAGGAGCGCAGCCACAAGAACGGCCAGCTCGAGGAGTCCAACGGCGCGATCCGTGATGACGTCGATGCCCTCACCGAGCACGGCGGCGCCGGCACCAAGGCCGAGGACGCCAAGCTGTCCGCCCTGGAGAAGGCGTCCGGCACCAAGAAACTGCGCGGACAGGCCGTCTCGGTCACGCTCGCGGACGCCCCGCCGAACGCCACCGCCAAGCTCCCCGGCTACCCCGAACCCCAGCCGAATGACCTGGTCATCCACCAGCAGGACCTCCAGGCCGTCGTGAACGCCCTGTGGAACGGTGGCGCGCAGGGCATCAAGGTCATGGACCAGCGGCTCATCGCCACCAGCGCCGTGCGCTGCGTCGGCAACACCCTGATCCTCCAGGGCCGCGTCTACTCGCCCCCGTACAAGATCACCGCGGTCGGGGACCCGGAGAAGCTGAAGCAGGCCCTCGCCGCCTCGCCCCAGATTCAGAACTACATGCTCTACGTCAACGCCTACGGGCTCGGCTGGAAAGTCGAGGACGACGGGGCGGTGACTCTTCCCGGTTACTCGGGCACAGTGGATCTCCACTACGCGAAGCCCGTGGAGTAG
- a CDS encoding class E sortase yields the protein MSVRVVVRTFSELCITIGALIVLFVAYVLFWTGVKADSAMDHQIDTLQNQWSKGSVAVEQPRPSPSPSQSQSDKQSPAQDQDQEQPQTPAPYKDGKPFAVMYIPRLGFTWNKPVLQGTGVDILKKGLGHYAGTAQLGQKGNFSVAGHRRTYGDPFKDFPKLRPGDAVVLTDGTTWFTYRIDTKPYKTLPSDVAVIDPVPRKSGYKEPGRYLTLTTCEPEWGHSHRLIVWAHLDATQPAEAGKPEALRR from the coding sequence GTGTCGGTCCGAGTGGTCGTCAGGACGTTCAGCGAACTGTGCATCACGATCGGCGCCCTGATCGTCCTGTTCGTTGCCTACGTACTGTTCTGGACCGGCGTGAAGGCCGACAGCGCCATGGACCACCAGATCGACACCCTCCAGAACCAGTGGTCCAAGGGATCGGTGGCGGTCGAACAGCCCCGCCCGAGCCCGTCGCCGAGTCAGAGCCAGAGCGACAAGCAGAGCCCAGCTCAGGACCAGGACCAGGAACAGCCGCAGACCCCTGCCCCCTACAAGGACGGCAAGCCGTTCGCCGTCATGTACATCCCGCGGCTCGGTTTCACGTGGAACAAACCGGTGCTCCAGGGGACGGGCGTGGACATCCTCAAGAAGGGCCTCGGCCACTACGCGGGCACGGCGCAGCTCGGGCAGAAGGGGAACTTCTCCGTCGCCGGCCACCGCCGCACCTACGGCGACCCGTTCAAGGACTTCCCCAAGCTGCGTCCCGGTGACGCGGTCGTCCTCACTGACGGTACGACCTGGTTCACGTACCGCATCGACACCAAGCCCTACAAGACGCTGCCCAGCGATGTCGCCGTCATCGACCCGGTGCCGCGCAAGTCCGGATACAAGGAGCCGGGGCGCTATCTGACGCTGACGACGTGCGAGCCGGAGTGGGGTCACAGTCACCGGTTGATCGTCTGGGCACACCTTGACGCCACCCAGCCCGCGGAGGCCGGGAAACCGGAGGCCCTGCGCCGTTAG
- a CDS encoding aminodeoxychorismate/anthranilate synthase component II — MGASSRILVVDNYDSFVFNLVQYLYQLGAECEVLRNDEVETRHAQDGFDGVLLSPGPGTPEQAGVCVEMVRHCAATGVPVFGVCLGMQSMQVAYGGVVDRAPELLHGKTSLVRHEGKGVFAGLPNPFTATRYHSLAAEPDTVPDELEVTARTEDGIIMGLRHRELPVEGVQFHPESVLTEHGHLMLANWLAACGDKTAVARSAGLAPVVGRASA, encoded by the coding sequence GTGGGCGCGAGCAGCCGCATTCTCGTGGTCGACAACTACGACAGCTTCGTCTTCAACCTCGTCCAGTACCTGTACCAGCTGGGCGCGGAGTGCGAAGTGCTGCGCAACGACGAGGTCGAGACACGGCACGCGCAGGACGGCTTCGACGGCGTACTGCTGTCCCCGGGCCCGGGAACCCCCGAACAGGCCGGTGTCTGCGTCGAGATGGTGCGCCACTGCGCGGCGACCGGCGTGCCCGTCTTCGGCGTCTGCCTCGGCATGCAGTCCATGCAGGTCGCGTACGGCGGCGTCGTGGACCGTGCTCCTGAGCTGCTGCACGGCAAGACGTCCCTGGTGCGGCACGAGGGCAAGGGTGTCTTCGCGGGGCTGCCCAACCCGTTCACGGCGACCCGCTATCACTCGCTCGCCGCCGAACCGGACACGGTCCCCGACGAGCTCGAGGTCACCGCGCGCACCGAGGACGGCATCATCATGGGCCTGCGCCACCGTGAACTGCCCGTCGAGGGCGTGCAGTTCCACCCCGAGTCCGTCCTCACGGAACACGGTCACCTGATGCTGGCCAACTGGCTGGCCGCCTGCGGCGACAAGACCGCGGTGGCACGATCGGCCGGGCTCGCCCCGGTCGTGGGCAGGGCCTCGGCGTGA
- a CDS encoding class E sortase produces MTALRPEREGASYEQEPYEAAGAFEAAVQSLDDPLNDPLPGQHPSPWFRAPDASEEPQPYPQPQPHAQQPLQPQPSSPQPEQEWYDPQGYAQDWYGGEQQTPQTPQTPQTPHTPQPQVQQAPQPAYVAPVREYEARPPRPVPDDETVALRTADTRRIVEPGADADAYADVDTDTDTDTASESDSGAPGRSAAEPVVTGGRAARRKAAKQGGRHSAAAAQTPEPASPPRSRLEARRAARASKPSTGEVASRAIGETFITIGVLMLLFVTYQLWWSNIRAHQQAGSAAHHLQDDWANGKREPDKFAPGQGFAIMHIPKLDVVVPIAEGISKTKVLDRGMVGHYGKDSIETAMPDAKTGNFAVAGHRNTHGEPFRYINRLQPGDPIVVETQDTYYVYKMTSILPQTPPSNTTVLNPVPQGSGFTAPGRYITLTTCTPEFTSTYRMIVWGKMVEERPRSKGKPDALVQ; encoded by the coding sequence GTGACCGCCCTGCGCCCCGAGCGCGAGGGAGCCTCGTACGAGCAGGAACCGTACGAGGCTGCCGGTGCGTTCGAGGCGGCCGTTCAGAGTCTTGACGACCCGCTGAACGATCCCCTGCCCGGGCAGCACCCCTCGCCCTGGTTCCGCGCCCCGGACGCGTCCGAGGAGCCCCAGCCGTACCCTCAGCCCCAGCCGCACGCTCAACAGCCGCTCCAGCCCCAGCCGTCGTCGCCTCAGCCGGAGCAGGAGTGGTACGACCCGCAGGGCTACGCGCAGGACTGGTACGGCGGCGAACAGCAGACCCCGCAGACCCCGCAGACCCCGCAGACCCCGCACACACCACAGCCGCAGGTACAGCAGGCGCCGCAGCCCGCGTACGTGGCGCCCGTCCGCGAGTACGAGGCGAGACCGCCGCGGCCCGTCCCGGACGACGAGACGGTGGCCCTGCGCACCGCGGACACCCGGCGAATAGTCGAACCCGGCGCAGACGCAGACGCGTATGCAGACGTAGACACCGACACCGACACCGACACCGCCTCCGAGTCCGACTCCGGCGCGCCTGGGCGCTCCGCCGCCGAACCCGTGGTGACCGGTGGCCGGGCCGCGCGCAGGAAGGCCGCCAAGCAGGGCGGCAGGCACTCGGCGGCGGCCGCGCAGACCCCGGAGCCCGCCTCCCCGCCGCGCAGCCGCCTGGAGGCGCGCAGGGCGGCGAGGGCGAGCAAGCCCAGTACCGGCGAGGTCGCCAGCCGGGCGATCGGTGAAACGTTCATCACCATCGGCGTGCTGATGCTGCTCTTCGTCACGTATCAGCTGTGGTGGTCGAACATCCGGGCCCACCAGCAGGCGGGCAGCGCGGCGCATCACCTTCAGGACGACTGGGCGAACGGGAAGCGCGAGCCGGACAAGTTCGCGCCCGGCCAGGGCTTCGCGATCATGCACATCCCGAAGCTCGACGTCGTCGTGCCGATCGCCGAGGGCATCAGCAAGACGAAGGTCCTGGACCGCGGCATGGTCGGCCACTACGGCAAGGACAGCATCGAGACGGCGATGCCGGACGCCAAGACCGGCAACTTCGCGGTCGCGGGGCACCGCAACACCCACGGGGAGCCGTTCCGCTACATCAACCGCCTTCAGCCGGGCGATCCGATCGTCGTCGAGACGCAGGACACGTACTACGTGTACAAGATGACGAGCATCCTTCCGCAGACCCCGCCGAGCAACACGACCGTCCTCAATCCGGTCCCGCAGGGATCCGGGTTCACGGCTCCGGGCCGGTACATCACGCTGACCACGTGCACGCCGGAATTCACCAGTACGTATCGAATGATCGTCTGGGGCAAGATGGTCGAGGAACGGCCGCGCAGCAAGGGGAAGCCGGACGCGCTCGTGCAGTAG
- a CDS encoding class E sortase produces the protein MAATTDHDERAGEAPPAPRRGRGRIAGAVSLFGELLITAGLVLGLFVAYSLWWTNVVADRAAHKQGDKVRDQWADHGPGALDTKNGIGFLHVPSMKNGEVLVEKGTSSKILNDGVAGYYTDPIKSALPTAAKGNFTLAAHRDGHGAKFHNIDKIKKGDPIVFESKDKWYVYKVYDILPETSKYNVKVLAPVPKESGVKKPGRYITLTTCTPVYTSMYRYVVWGELERIDKVDSDRTPPAELR, from the coding sequence GTGGCAGCGACGACCGACCACGACGAGCGGGCCGGCGAGGCGCCGCCCGCGCCACGACGCGGCCGTGGCCGCATCGCCGGCGCCGTCAGTCTCTTCGGTGAACTCCTCATCACGGCGGGCCTGGTCCTCGGCCTGTTCGTCGCCTACTCGTTGTGGTGGACGAACGTGGTCGCGGACCGCGCCGCGCACAAGCAGGGCGACAAGGTGCGCGACCAGTGGGCCGACCATGGTCCCGGAGCGCTCGACACCAAGAACGGCATCGGCTTCCTGCACGTGCCGTCGATGAAGAACGGTGAGGTACTCGTCGAGAAGGGCACCTCGTCCAAGATCCTCAACGACGGTGTCGCCGGCTACTACACCGACCCGATCAAGTCCGCGCTGCCGACAGCCGCGAAGGGCAACTTCACGCTCGCCGCGCACCGGGACGGGCACGGGGCGAAGTTCCACAACATCGACAAGATCAAGAAGGGCGACCCGATCGTCTTCGAGTCCAAGGACAAGTGGTACGTCTACAAGGTGTACGACATCCTCCCCGAGACGTCGAAGTACAACGTGAAGGTTCTCGCCCCGGTCCCCAAGGAGTCGGGCGTGAAGAAGCCCGGGCGCTACATCACGCTGACGACGTGCACGCCCGTCTACACGTCCATGTACCGCTATGTGGTGTGGGGCGAGCTGGAGCGGATCGACAAGGTCGACAGCGATCGGACGCCCCCGGCGGAGCTGCGCTGA